The following coding sequences lie in one Eriocheir sinensis breed Jianghai 21 chromosome 19, ASM2467909v1, whole genome shotgun sequence genomic window:
- the LOC127000869 gene encoding uncharacterized protein LOC127000869 isoform X6 codes for MLWEGWCSSAGRFHNTGHSSPQQQSLHRQVILHQQAFQQLGEIDTTKRRRGGGGGGLGRRRGTQEEPIERTRRRRRRRRRGGHRNSLVQKSCETVSRVTLNSSR; via the exons gttggtgtagcagtgccgggaggttccataacacagggcactcctcacctcaacaacagtctcttcaccgacaagtaattcttcaccaacaagcttttcagcagcttggagaaatag acactaccaaacgaagaagaggaggaggaggaggaggactgggaagaagacgaggaacacaggaggaacccattg agagaacaagaagaagaagaagaagaagaagaagaggaggacacagGAATTCCTTG gtgcagaagtcttgtgaaACTGTCAGCAGGGTCACATTAAACTCTAGCAGATGA
- the LOC127000868 gene encoding rRNA/tRNA 2'-O-methyltransferase fibrillarin-like protein 1, producing the protein MTAVVMVVVVMVVVVMTAVVMVVVVMTAVVMTAVVTGVGGDDDGGGDDGGGDGGGGDGGGGSDGGGGDGDGSVDGGGGDDGVRPSAVIGVSRHVHSTNSTSIDIGSGSDRHKKKRRKNKRRRRRRMKGTHRNQMVGVAVLGGAITQGTPHLNNSLFNDK; encoded by the exons atgacggcggtggtgatggtggtggtggtgatggtggtggtggtgatgacggcggtggtgatggtggtggtggtgatgacggcggtggtgatgacggcagtggtgacaggtgttggtggtgatgatgacggcggtggtgatgacggcggtggtgatggtggcggtggtgatggtggtggtggcagtgatggtggtggtggtgatggtgatggcagtgttgatggtggtggtggtgatgatggtgttagaccCTCAGCAGTGATTGGGGTCAGCCGCCATGTCCactccaccaattccacctccattGACATCGGCAGCGGCAGTGATAG acataagaagaagaggaggaagaacaagaggaggaggaggaggaggatgaaggggacacacaggaatcaaatg gttggtgtagcagtgctgggaggtgccataacacagggcactcctcacctcaacaacagtctcttcaacgacaagtaa